A section of the Agarivorans litoreus genome encodes:
- the trhP gene encoding prephenate-dependent tRNA uridine(34) hydroxylase TrhP produces the protein MFTPELLSPAGTLKNMRYAFAYGADAVYAGQPRYSLRVRNNEFNHENLALAINEAHAQDKKLYVVSNIAPHNAKLKTYLRDIEPVIAMKPDALIMSDPGMIMMVREAFPDQTIHLSVQANAINWATVKFWQQQGVERVILSRELSLDEIEEIRMQVPEMELEVFVHGALCMAYSGRCLLSGYINKRDPNQGTCTNSCRWKYNAHEAKENEVGDIIAAQPQVVEPTLGAGAPSDQVFLLQEQGRPNEYMPAFEDEHGTYIMNSKDLRAIQHVERLTKMGVHSLKIEGRTKSFYYCARTAQVYRQAINDAVAGKPFDPSLMGTLENLAHRGYTEGFLRRHTHDEYQNYDYGYSVSDTQQFVGEVAGRNQAGLAEITVKNKFVLGDTLELMTPQGNLNFKLEHLENKKGELIDDAKGSGHTVFLPVPENVDLEHALIMRNLQSGQDTRNPHQAAEVKA, from the coding sequence ATGTTTACACCTGAACTACTGTCACCTGCTGGCACCCTAAAAAACATGCGTTATGCCTTTGCCTATGGCGCCGATGCGGTATACGCGGGCCAACCTCGTTACTCGTTGCGTGTACGTAATAACGAGTTTAACCATGAGAATCTTGCACTAGCGATTAACGAAGCGCATGCGCAAGACAAAAAACTCTACGTGGTAAGCAATATTGCCCCGCATAACGCTAAGTTAAAAACCTACCTGCGCGATATTGAGCCAGTGATTGCCATGAAGCCAGACGCCTTGATTATGTCTGACCCAGGCATGATTATGATGGTGCGCGAAGCCTTCCCCGATCAAACTATTCATTTATCGGTTCAAGCCAACGCAATTAACTGGGCTACGGTTAAATTTTGGCAGCAACAAGGTGTAGAGCGAGTGATTTTGTCACGCGAGTTATCGCTAGACGAAATCGAAGAAATTCGTATGCAAGTGCCAGAAATGGAACTTGAAGTGTTTGTACATGGCGCATTATGCATGGCCTACTCTGGCCGCTGTTTGCTGTCGGGCTACATTAATAAGCGCGATCCAAACCAAGGCACTTGCACTAACTCGTGCCGCTGGAAGTACAACGCGCACGAAGCCAAAGAAAACGAAGTGGGTGATATTATCGCTGCCCAACCGCAAGTAGTTGAACCTACCTTGGGTGCAGGCGCGCCGAGCGACCAAGTATTCTTATTGCAAGAGCAAGGCCGCCCTAACGAGTACATGCCAGCCTTTGAAGATGAGCACGGCACTTACATCATGAACTCAAAAGACTTACGTGCTATTCAACACGTAGAGCGCTTAACTAAAATGGGGGTGCACTCACTTAAAATTGAAGGCCGTACTAAGTCTTTCTACTACTGTGCGCGTACTGCTCAAGTGTATCGCCAAGCAATTAACGATGCAGTAGCTGGCAAACCCTTTGACCCAAGCCTAATGGGTACCTTGGAAAACCTAGCCCACCGCGGTTATACCGAAGGCTTCTTACGTCGCCATACGCATGATGAGTACCAAAACTACGACTATGGTTATTCGGTAAGCGATACCCAACAATTTGTGGGTGAAGTGGCAGGGCGCAACCAAGCAGGCCTTGCCGAAATCACTGTAAAAAACAAATTTGTACTGGGTGATACGCTGGAGCTTATGACACCGCAAGGTAACCTTAACTTCAAACTAGAGCACCTAGAGAACAAAAAAGGTGAGCTAATTGACGATGCTAAAGGCAGCGGCCATACGGTATTTTTACCGGTGCCAGAAAATGTAGATTTAGAGCACGCACTTATAATGCGCAATCTTCAATCTGGCCAAGATACCCGCAACCCGCATCAAGCTGCAGAAGTTAAGGCTTAA
- the rdgC gene encoding recombination-associated protein RdgC, which produces MWFKNLMLFRITKELELEPEKLDATLGELSFTPCGSQDLSKFGWVTPMGKFGQSLTHVIGNEYLVCAKKEEKMLPASVIRDTLADKIELIEQEQQRPLKKAEKDALKEEIVMTLLPRAFSRTSLTYAWVSPDNNLIAVDAGSAKKAEEVISLLRKSLGSLPVTPIKLANQADVTMTDWLNEKAIPANFELGEEAELRSALEGGGIIRCKEQDLFSDEIKVHLDADKFVTKLELTWADSIRFLISEDMSIKGVKFTDTITEQNEDIDKSDVAARFDADFALASGELTKMIPDLIAALGGELTS; this is translated from the coding sequence ATGTGGTTTAAAAATCTAATGTTGTTTCGTATTACTAAGGAACTAGAACTCGAGCCAGAGAAGCTAGATGCAACCTTAGGCGAGCTAAGCTTTACCCCTTGCGGAAGCCAAGACTTAAGCAAATTTGGCTGGGTGACTCCCATGGGTAAATTTGGTCAAAGCCTTACGCATGTGATTGGTAACGAATACTTGGTATGTGCTAAAAAAGAAGAGAAGATGCTACCTGCATCGGTTATTCGCGACACCTTAGCCGACAAAATTGAGCTGATTGAACAAGAGCAACAGCGCCCATTAAAAAAAGCCGAGAAAGATGCCCTTAAAGAAGAAATCGTGATGACTCTTCTACCTCGTGCTTTCTCACGCACCAGCCTAACCTACGCTTGGGTAAGCCCAGATAACAACTTAATTGCGGTTGATGCCGGTAGTGCTAAAAAGGCTGAAGAAGTGATTTCTTTATTACGTAAATCTTTAGGCAGCCTGCCTGTTACACCAATTAAATTGGCTAATCAGGCTGACGTAACCATGACCGACTGGTTAAACGAAAAAGCCATTCCAGCCAACTTTGAATTAGGTGAAGAAGCCGAGCTACGCAGTGCCTTAGAAGGTGGCGGTATTATTCGTTGTAAAGAACAAGATTTGTTTAGCGACGAAATTAAAGTGCACTTAGATGCCGATAAGTTTGTGACCAAGCTAGAGCTTACTTGGGCTGACTCAATTCGCTTTTTAATTAGCGAAGACATGAGCATTAAAGGGGTTAAGTTCACCGATACCATCACCGAACAAAATGAAGACATTGATAAAAGTGATGTAGCAGCACGTTTTGATGCTGACTTTGCCCTAGCCAGTGGCGAACTCACTAAGATGATCCCCGATTTAATCGCAGCCTTAGGCGGCGAATTAACCAGCTAA
- a CDS encoding GNAT family N-acetyltransferase codes for MNSFTNAAGLTLRKAELGDYEDIGEIWLSASLRAHDFLPSKYWWERQDALQRLYQYKSEVWVAEVEGQVCGFLALVESKLIALFVAPCWQRRGIGSQLLELAKSLRSRLELHLFADNAKAFNFYLRHRFEVLWKRPERYTGYPLVFMGFNPQPMFVENTAPVA; via the coding sequence TTGAACTCTTTTACTAATGCTGCGGGCTTAACCCTGCGTAAAGCAGAGCTAGGTGATTACGAAGATATTGGTGAGATTTGGCTTTCTGCCAGTTTGCGTGCTCATGATTTTTTACCCAGTAAATATTGGTGGGAGCGCCAAGATGCCTTGCAACGCTTGTATCAATATAAATCAGAAGTGTGGGTAGCGGAAGTAGAGGGCCAAGTATGTGGATTTTTAGCCTTGGTAGAAAGCAAGCTTATTGCTTTGTTTGTTGCGCCGTGCTGGCAGCGCCGGGGAATTGGCTCGCAACTGTTGGAGTTGGCAAAGAGCTTACGTTCGCGATTAGAGCTGCACTTATTTGCCGATAATGCTAAAGCGTTTAACTTCTATTTAAGGCATCGTTTTGAAGTGTTGTGGAAACGGCCAGAACGCTACACAGGGTACCCTTTGGTATTTATGGGTTTTAACCCGCAGCCTATGTTTGTAGAAAATACTGCGCCAGTCGCTTAA
- the galU gene encoding UTP--glucose-1-phosphate uridylyltransferase GalU, whose amino-acid sequence MIKKCLFPVAGYGTRFLPATKSMPKEMLPVVNKPLVQYGVEEAVAADMSDMAFITGRGKRAIADHFDISYELENEIAGTSKEAYLKEIRHLVDNVNCTFTRQKKMMGLGHAVLCGETLIGQEPFGVVLADDLCFGDDGGVLAQMTKLYEQFRCSIIAVMEVPPEEAHKYGVIEGEALRDDLFRVTSMVEKPAKGEEPSNLAVIGRYILTPDIFSLIRDTKPGKNGEIQLTDALLTQAQNGCVMAYKFKGKRFDCGSVEGFVEATNYCFENLYGK is encoded by the coding sequence ATAATTAAGAAATGCTTATTTCCTGTTGCAGGCTATGGCACCCGCTTTCTACCCGCTACTAAGTCTATGCCTAAAGAAATGTTGCCCGTAGTAAACAAACCTCTAGTTCAATATGGCGTAGAAGAAGCAGTAGCTGCTGACATGAGTGATATGGCTTTCATTACCGGCCGGGGTAAACGTGCCATTGCCGATCACTTCGATATTAGTTATGAACTGGAGAACGAAATTGCAGGTACAAGTAAAGAGGCTTACTTAAAAGAAATTCGTCACTTAGTAGACAATGTAAACTGCACCTTTACTCGGCAAAAGAAAATGATGGGCCTTGGTCACGCAGTGTTATGTGGCGAAACCTTAATTGGTCAGGAACCCTTTGGCGTAGTGCTAGCCGATGACTTATGTTTTGGCGATGATGGCGGCGTGCTGGCTCAAATGACCAAACTTTACGAGCAATTCCGCTGCTCGATTATTGCAGTAATGGAAGTACCACCAGAAGAAGCTCACAAATATGGGGTGATTGAAGGCGAAGCGCTGCGTGATGACTTATTCCGAGTCACCTCAATGGTAGAAAAACCAGCCAAAGGTGAAGAGCCATCCAACCTTGCGGTAATCGGTCGTTATATTTTAACGCCGGATATTTTCAGCCTAATTCGTGATACCAAGCCAGGCAAAAATGGCGAAATTCAACTTACCGATGCACTCCTTACCCAGGCCCAAAACGGCTGTGTTATGGCCTACAAATTTAAAGGTAAGCGATTTGACTGCGGTAGTGTTGAAGGTTTTGTTGAAGCGACCAATTACTGCTTCGAGAACCTTTACGGCAAGTAA
- a CDS encoding sugar phosphorylase, which translates to MEELELLLKQVYGTSLDPNLSEDILQKIEQAKAGFPRYQAWSEQDVILITYGDSVLSKEQLPLQSLHQFLREYLSGLVSSVHILPFFPFSSDDGFSVIDYYQVNYNLGDWTDIAKLNQDFELMFDLVMNHCSRQSLWFNDFVNGSGEGLDYFVESDPSLDYSAVTRPRTSPLIVDVYTRQGLKHVWATFSDDQIDLNFANPKVLLAFVDIFLFYLKHGARFIRLDAVAFVWKVLGTNCIHLPQTHAIVKLLRWVMEQLDPNMVLITETNVPHQENISYFGEGDEAHMVYQFALPPLLLHALNRGNGHYLTAWARDLVALPKGCNYFNFVASHDGIGVRAVEQIIPKHEIADLAESVHNFGGFVSMKSNGDGTQNPYELNISLFDALQGTRTGSDQWQVERFLCSQKLLLSLRGIPGIYIHSLTATENDQSLVEQTGRTRSINRHRWDRQEFETLLAQEHSSQALVFQRYRDLLALRKTIPAFHPESAQRVYDCGDSLFVLQRGDAPREADCAKHNGLLAVFNLTKHPQQLEHYAQLPHAYQQQCEDLLSDEKVILADYKLKPYQVLWLVPDL; encoded by the coding sequence ATGGAAGAACTCGAGTTATTACTTAAGCAAGTATATGGAACATCCCTAGATCCCAATTTAAGCGAAGACATCCTCCAAAAGATTGAACAAGCCAAAGCGGGCTTTCCCCGCTATCAGGCTTGGTCTGAACAAGATGTGATATTAATCACCTACGGTGATAGCGTGTTAAGTAAAGAGCAATTGCCTTTACAAAGTTTGCATCAGTTTTTACGCGAGTACTTATCGGGCTTAGTGAGCTCGGTGCATATTTTGCCATTTTTTCCCTTTAGTTCCGACGATGGTTTCTCGGTGATTGATTACTATCAAGTTAACTATAACCTTGGTGACTGGACCGATATCGCCAAGTTAAATCAAGACTTTGAGTTGATGTTCGATCTAGTTATGAACCACTGCTCACGGCAAAGCCTATGGTTTAATGATTTTGTAAATGGATCTGGAGAGGGCTTGGATTATTTTGTTGAGTCCGATCCTTCGCTTGATTACAGCGCTGTAACCCGGCCGCGAACTAGCCCTTTAATTGTTGATGTTTATACCCGCCAAGGCTTAAAACATGTTTGGGCTACCTTTAGCGATGATCAAATAGATTTAAATTTTGCTAACCCTAAAGTGCTGTTAGCCTTTGTGGATATTTTCTTGTTCTATTTGAAGCATGGTGCTCGTTTTATTCGTTTAGATGCCGTGGCCTTTGTTTGGAAAGTACTGGGTACAAACTGTATTCACCTGCCACAAACTCACGCCATTGTTAAATTGCTACGTTGGGTGATGGAGCAGCTGGATCCCAATATGGTGTTGATTACCGAAACCAACGTGCCCCACCAAGAAAACATTAGCTATTTTGGTGAAGGCGATGAGGCACACATGGTCTATCAGTTCGCGCTACCGCCTTTGTTGCTGCACGCTTTAAACCGCGGCAATGGCCATTACCTAACAGCATGGGCTAGGGATTTAGTGGCTTTGCCTAAAGGCTGTAACTACTTCAACTTTGTTGCGTCGCACGATGGTATTGGGGTGAGGGCGGTTGAACAAATTATTCCTAAACATGAAATTGCAGACTTAGCTGAATCGGTACACAATTTTGGTGGCTTTGTAAGCATGAAGTCTAACGGAGACGGTACACAAAACCCTTACGAGTTAAACATCTCTTTATTTGATGCGCTGCAGGGCACGCGTACTGGCTCTGACCAATGGCAAGTTGAGCGCTTTTTATGTAGCCAAAAACTGTTGTTGAGCTTGCGAGGTATTCCTGGAATCTATATCCACAGTTTAACTGCTACCGAAAATGATCAGTCTTTGGTAGAGCAAACAGGTCGAACTCGCTCGATTAACCGTCATCGCTGGGATCGTCAAGAGTTTGAAACATTGTTAGCTCAAGAGCATAGCTCGCAAGCTTTGGTTTTTCAGCGCTACCGCGATTTACTGGCTTTACGTAAAACCATTCCCGCTTTTCACCCCGAATCGGCCCAACGAGTATATGATTGCGGTGATTCTCTATTTGTATTGCAGCGAGGCGACGCGCCTAGAGAAGCCGATTGCGCTAAGCACAATGGCTTGTTAGCAGTGTTTAATCTTACTAAACACCCTCAACAACTTGAGCATTATGCACAGCTTCCGCACGCCTACCAGCAACAATGTGAAGACTTACTCAGTGATGAAAAAGTGATACTGGCTGACTATAAGCTCAAACCTTATCAGGTGCTGTGGTTAGTGCCAGATTTGTAA
- a CDS encoding outer membrane beta-barrel protein gives MKKAALIGLSLLAFGANASDAPRDFYVGLNLLPTGTIDIDALSQDLDLGASFAFGKRFDLDGGWLIDGEIEYLYMGSNTMSNNGLSMETTGSGLSLNVKPTYKFSDSGLYLAGLVGVGSYSVELEVRDDQGSIKAEDDGLGFTYGLEAGYDANRFGLALGYKNVAADIDSLSVDYSSFYFGAKYKF, from the coding sequence ATGAAAAAAGCAGCATTAATTGGCCTAAGTTTGTTGGCATTTGGCGCCAATGCATCTGATGCTCCTCGAGATTTTTACGTAGGTCTAAACTTACTTCCTACTGGTACAATTGACATTGACGCTCTGAGTCAAGATCTTGATTTAGGGGCATCGTTCGCTTTCGGTAAGCGCTTCGATTTGGATGGCGGTTGGCTTATCGACGGCGAAATCGAATACCTATATATGGGAAGCAACACGATGAGTAATAATGGTCTTAGCATGGAAACAACTGGTTCAGGCTTGTCGTTAAATGTAAAACCTACTTACAAGTTTTCAGATAGTGGCTTGTACCTAGCTGGATTGGTCGGTGTAGGCTCATATAGCGTAGAACTTGAAGTTAGAGACGACCAAGGCTCTATTAAAGCTGAAGATGATGGATTAGGTTTTACCTACGGTCTTGAAGCGGGTTACGATGCAAACAGATTCGGTTTAGCGCTAGGCTATAAAAATGTTGCTGCAGATATAGATAGTCTATCAGTTGATTACTCTAGCTTTTATTTTGGCGCTAAATACAAGTTCTAG
- a CDS encoding IS4 family transposase, whose amino-acid sequence MDVSQALNIINDWKPNQIETLADLLPLELINDAYALSDTVTLRKRKLSLESLVWLLVGMALYNDKSIANIVNQLDIVDREGKPFVAPSALTQRRKQLGEQAIHDVFQLMSKRWCQQANFAHWNGLTLLGVDGVTWRTDDSKENSDAFSRPKGTQYPQVRMVCQMELSTHLITASAFDDYNVNEMVLAEKLIKDTPDHSLTMFDRGFYSMGLLHAWQSAGTERHWLLPLKKNTQYTVQRSFGRNDKLVTLTSNPRARKLWPELSETMTARLVTRKINGKTFEVLTSMIDPMRFPAADIGSLYGHRWEIELGYREQKQFMLGRRLTLRSRKPELVRQELWGILLSYNLIRYQMVEMCFVLKGSYLPYQLSFNGALAHVMRLLVGLPYSSPGAIPRQLKHFYGMAESLILPPRRERTFPRCVKPRPQRYARNKNAVHLK is encoded by the coding sequence ATGGACGTCTCACAAGCACTCAACATCATCAATGACTGGAAGCCCAATCAAATTGAAACACTGGCTGATTTGTTACCCCTTGAGCTCATCAATGATGCCTATGCTTTGTCCGATACGGTTACGCTGAGAAAACGCAAGCTGTCGCTTGAGTCACTGGTCTGGTTGCTTGTTGGAATGGCGCTTTATAATGACAAATCGATAGCCAATATCGTGAATCAGCTCGATATTGTTGACCGTGAAGGTAAGCCTTTCGTTGCGCCAAGTGCACTCACGCAACGGCGTAAACAGCTAGGCGAACAAGCGATACACGATGTCTTTCAACTCATGTCAAAGCGCTGGTGCCAACAAGCCAACTTCGCTCACTGGAATGGTTTAACATTACTCGGTGTTGATGGTGTCACTTGGCGTACTGATGATTCTAAAGAGAACAGCGATGCATTTTCTCGACCTAAAGGCACACAATACCCACAAGTGCGCATGGTGTGTCAGATGGAGTTAAGCACACATCTCATCACCGCCAGTGCTTTCGACGACTACAACGTCAACGAAATGGTGTTAGCCGAAAAGCTGATTAAAGATACGCCAGACCATAGCCTAACGATGTTCGACCGTGGCTTTTATTCGATGGGGTTACTGCATGCTTGGCAGAGTGCAGGTACAGAGCGCCACTGGCTTCTGCCATTAAAGAAAAACACTCAATATACCGTGCAGAGAAGCTTTGGGCGTAACGATAAACTTGTCACCCTTACTAGTAATCCTAGAGCGCGTAAGTTATGGCCAGAACTATCCGAAACGATGACAGCTCGTCTCGTGACCCGCAAAATCAATGGCAAGACATTTGAGGTACTCACCTCCATGATTGACCCGATGCGCTTTCCAGCAGCAGATATTGGTTCATTGTATGGACACCGTTGGGAAATCGAACTGGGATACCGAGAGCAAAAACAGTTTATGTTGGGAAGGCGTTTGACACTCAGAAGCCGTAAACCGGAGCTGGTGCGCCAAGAGCTATGGGGCATTTTGCTGAGCTATAATTTGATACGGTATCAAATGGTTGAAATGTGCTTTGTGTTGAAAGGGAGCTACTTACCTTACCAGCTGAGTTTCAATGGCGCGTTAGCGCATGTCATGAGGTTATTGGTAGGACTGCCTTATTCCAGCCCAGGGGCAATTCCTCGGCAGCTCAAGCATTTTTATGGGATGGCAGAAAGCCTCATTCTTCCGCCAAGGCGAGAACGAACCTTTCCAAGATGCGTAAAGCCCAGACCGCAGCGATACGCTAGAAACAAAAATGCCGTTCACCTTAAGTGA
- a CDS encoding methyl-accepting chemotaxis protein: protein MQLTQQEKHWLPIFGNSGKLAMRKASWLNRKRKPQLKQTFESISNTRVKLLQGWANTQWDFLQDAMFYLATKPLEQQPEVLSQLLSRNSDFSELFIVDSQGKVSASSYKPHTGQIAASKQALEQGLSQQFLHGPYQDPRTLAPGPSSSKFHDQVTLMFYQPLEVNGEVVGCLCGRVPNDVLGDLIQREAGHIYSESGDNYIFMVDANFDQTIKPGTALSRSRFEDNTFSHGENLKSGVSTDWGTVKVAKHTEFEIRFTDPATNELHPGVRETIKNGSNLFIDYPGYSDYRHIPVIGKGTTFQLRGSLDRWGMMCEADLEEVYRHRSLSHKLSNKYLISSLFSLVPPLVIAQQFALSFNQLAGLLVLFSALSFFGFKQVVAKPLARRLENMSGVIQTIAEGDGDLKRRLDANKFKPDETGDLGRWINSFIDNLEGVVGGIIYASNEVKQVSSSMLRRCGVVDNCTQQTSNSIDSLLSLAQHQQSDIVKATQSAENLQQVMTDMVENAETEYQHAVENTQEIKRIVEASAKSVNQVNDEMKQIEDIVKLITEITEQTNLLALNAAIEAARAGEHGRGFSVVADEVRNLATRTSEAAKHIGNTMGKLRVKTETAVDYMEQGVKNVDQSSALLDSGSRSDELQQAVESMFTIINMIAGNSERHSETAEQAQVTTSSLELSSQQLTRRTTLVKNSIIRLHQLVERFEVTKAA from the coding sequence ATGCAATTAACACAACAAGAAAAACACTGGTTACCAATTTTTGGTAACAGCGGAAAGCTAGCGATGCGTAAAGCGAGCTGGTTAAACCGAAAACGCAAACCACAACTAAAACAAACCTTTGAAAGCATCTCGAATACACGAGTAAAACTCTTACAAGGCTGGGCTAATACCCAATGGGACTTTCTTCAAGATGCTATGTTTTATCTCGCCACCAAACCCTTAGAACAACAACCGGAAGTTCTGTCTCAGTTACTAAGCCGCAATAGTGACTTCTCTGAACTGTTTATTGTTGATTCTCAAGGCAAGGTTAGCGCCAGTAGCTATAAGCCACATACCGGACAAATAGCCGCCAGCAAACAAGCCCTAGAGCAAGGCCTTAGCCAGCAATTTTTGCACGGCCCTTATCAAGATCCACGCACCTTGGCCCCTGGCCCGTCTAGCTCAAAATTTCATGACCAAGTTACCTTAATGTTCTACCAGCCTTTGGAGGTTAACGGTGAAGTGGTGGGCTGCTTATGTGGCCGAGTGCCTAACGATGTATTAGGTGACTTAATTCAGCGTGAAGCAGGCCATATATATAGTGAGTCGGGTGACAATTACATCTTCATGGTGGATGCTAATTTTGACCAGACTATTAAGCCAGGTACCGCATTGTCTCGTTCACGCTTTGAAGACAATACTTTTTCTCATGGAGAAAACTTAAAGTCTGGTGTGAGCACCGACTGGGGCACAGTAAAAGTAGCCAAACATACCGAATTTGAAATTAGATTTACTGATCCAGCCACTAATGAGCTCCACCCAGGCGTGAGAGAAACCATCAAAAATGGCAGTAACCTGTTTATTGATTACCCCGGCTATTCGGATTACCGACACATTCCGGTCATTGGTAAAGGCACTACCTTTCAGCTGCGCGGTTCGCTTGATCGCTGGGGTATGATGTGTGAAGCCGACCTTGAAGAAGTATATCGCCACCGCTCACTAAGCCATAAGTTAAGCAACAAATACTTAATAAGCTCACTCTTTAGCCTTGTACCTCCTTTAGTGATAGCTCAACAATTCGCCCTTAGCTTTAATCAACTTGCTGGGCTACTGGTGTTATTTTCAGCCCTTAGCTTCTTTGGTTTTAAACAAGTCGTAGCCAAACCCTTGGCGAGACGTTTAGAAAACATGAGTGGGGTGATTCAAACCATTGCCGAAGGTGATGGCGACTTAAAACGTCGCTTAGATGCTAATAAGTTTAAACCCGACGAAACTGGCGATTTAGGCCGTTGGATTAACAGCTTTATTGATAACCTTGAAGGCGTAGTTGGCGGTATCATTTATGCCTCTAACGAGGTTAAACAAGTGAGCAGTTCCATGTTGCGTCGCTGTGGAGTGGTTGATAATTGTACTCAACAAACGTCTAATTCCATCGACTCACTGCTTAGCTTAGCGCAACACCAACAAAGCGATATTGTTAAAGCCACTCAATCTGCTGAAAACCTACAGCAAGTAATGACCGACATGGTAGAAAACGCCGAAACCGAATACCAGCATGCCGTAGAAAACACGCAAGAAATCAAACGCATTGTTGAGGCTTCAGCCAAAAGCGTTAACCAAGTTAACGATGAAATGAAGCAAATCGAAGACATAGTGAAGCTAATTACCGAGATCACCGAGCAAACCAACTTACTAGCGCTAAATGCCGCCATTGAAGCAGCACGCGCTGGTGAACATGGTCGTGGCTTTTCGGTCGTGGCCGACGAGGTAAGAAATCTTGCCACGCGAACCTCAGAAGCTGCCAAACACATTGGCAACACCATGGGTAAACTGCGTGTTAAAACTGAAACGGCAGTCGATTACATGGAACAAGGCGTTAAAAATGTAGACCAAAGCTCTGCCCTGCTAGACTCTGGCAGCCGCAGCGACGAACTACAACAAGCGGTGGAAAGCATGTTCACCATCATTAATATGATTGCCGGCAACAGTGAACGCCATAGCGAAACAGCAGAACAGGCTCAAGTGACGACCTCTTCCTTAGAACTATCATCACAGCAACTAACTCGCCGAACCACGCTAGTGAAAAACTCAATTATTCGCCTGCATCAACTGGTCGAGCGCTTTGAAGTAACCAAAGCCGCATAA
- a CDS encoding PilZ domain-containing protein produces the protein MIVEGDAGLCVAFKTKLITINKKPQIMLFVEYPEQIEFIQLRHESRINTHLPVVISEQQASSNMLEGVVLDLSEGGCRIELAAPSQRLSMVFVQIILRFPLTPEKPIVLNGAIKSQQQTSDKLRVGIQFDANKQLKAIFNKLNMFNHPSFAV, from the coding sequence ATGATCGTAGAGGGTGATGCAGGCTTATGTGTGGCCTTTAAAACCAAGCTCATCACCATAAACAAAAAGCCACAAATTATGTTATTTGTTGAATACCCAGAGCAGATCGAGTTTATTCAGCTTCGCCACGAAAGCCGTATTAATACTCACCTACCAGTAGTTATTAGTGAGCAGCAAGCATCCAGCAATATGTTGGAAGGCGTGGTACTAGATTTGTCGGAAGGAGGCTGCCGCATAGAATTAGCAGCGCCATCTCAAAGATTAAGCATGGTATTTGTACAAATAATCTTACGTTTCCCACTTACCCCAGAAAAGCCAATAGTGTTAAACGGCGCCATTAAAAGCCAGCAGCAAACCAGCGACAAATTGAGAGTGGGCATTCAATTTGATGCCAATAAACAGCTAAAAGCGATTTTCAACAAGCTTAATATGTTTAATCACCCAAGCTTTGCCGTCTAG